In a single window of the Manis pentadactyla isolate mManPen7 chromosome 14, mManPen7.hap1, whole genome shotgun sequence genome:
- the P2RX2 gene encoding P2X purinoceptor 2 isoform X1, whose amino-acid sequence MAAAEPKTPAGAAAARRLAQGCWSAFWDYETPKVIVVKNRRLGVVYRAVQLLILLYFVWYVFIVQKSYQDRETGPESSVITKVKGITSSEHRVWDVEEYVKPPEGGSVFSIITRIEVTPFQTLGTCPESMRVNNATCASDEDCVAGQLDMLGNGLRTGRCVPYYHGASRTCEVSAWCPVEDGASVSQFLGKMAPNFTILIKNSIHYPKFQFSKGNIENRKDGYLKHCTFDEVSNLYCPIFKLGFIVEQAGENFTELAHTGGVIGIIINWDCDLDLSASKCNPKYSFRRLDPKHIPASSGYNFRFAKYYKINGSTTRTLIKAYGIRIDIIVHGQAGKFSLIPTIINLATALTSIGVGSFLCDWILLTFMNKNKVYSHKKFDKVCTPRDTSGSWPVALALVLGQAPPPTHPCSADTDQAGQLWAEGQSQAQAILPPQPCPTSAPSTQMVDTPKQGTGRVLSISEPSQQDSTLMDARGLAQL is encoded by the exons ATGGCGGCCGCTGAGCCCAAGACCCCCGCGGGGGCGGCCGCGGCCCGGCGCCTGGCCCAGGGCTGCTGGTCTGCCTTTTGGGATTACGAGACGCCGAAGGTGATCGTGGTGAAGAACAGGCGCCTGGGCGTCGTGTACCGCGCAGTGCAGCTGCTCATCCTGCTCTACTTCGTGTG GTACGTGTTCATCGTGCAGAAGAGCTACCAGGACAGAGAGACGGGCCCCGAGAGCTCCGTCATAACCAAGGTCAAGGGCATCACCTCCTCTGAGCACAGAGTGTGGGACGTGGAGGAGTACGTGAAGCCTCCCGAG GGGGGCAGTGTGTTCAGTATCATCACCAGGATCGAGGTCACCCCCTTCCAGACCCTCGGAACCTGCCCGGAG AGCATGCGAGTCAACAATGCCACCTGCGCCTCGGACGAGGACTGCGTGGCAGGGCAGCTGGACATGCTAGGAAACG GCCTGCGCACCGGGCGCTGTGTGCCCTATTACCACGGGGCCTCTAGGACCTGCGAGGTGTCTGCCTGGTGCCCAGTGGAGGACGGGGCCTCTGTCAG CCAATTTCTCGGTAAGATGGCCCCAAATTTCACCATCCTCATCAAGAACAGCATCCACTACCCCAAATTCCAGTTCTCCAA GGGCAACATTGAGAACCGGAAGGATGGCTACCTGAAACACTGCACATTTGATGAGGTATCCAACCTCTACTGCCCCATCTTCAAGCTGGGCTTCATCGTGGAGCAGGCAGGGGAAAACTTCACCGAGCTGGCACACACG GGTGGCGTCATTGGGATCATTATCAACTGGGACTGTGATCTGGACCTGTCAGCATCAAAGTGCAACCCCAAGTATTCCTTCCGAAGGCTTGACCCCAAGCACATCCCGGCCTCATCGGGATACAACTTCAG GTTTGCCAAGTATTACAAGATAAATGGCAGCACCACCCGCACACTCATCAAAGCCTATGGGATCCGCATTGACATCATAGTGCACGGACAG GCGGGGAAGTTCAGTCTGATTCCAACCATCATTAATCTCGCCACAGCACTGACTTCCATCGGGGTG GGCTCCTTCCTGTGTGACTGGATCTTGCTGACATTCATGAACAAAAACAAGGTGTACAGCCATAAGAAGTTTGACAAGGTGTGTACACCAAGGGACACCTCAGGTAGCTGGCCTGTGGCCCTGGCCCTTGTTTTGggtcaggcccctcctccaacccaCCCCTGCTCTGCAGACACAGACCAGGCAGGCCAACTGTGGGCCgaggggcagagccaggcccaAGCCATCCTACCCCCACAGCCTTGCCCCACCTCTGCCCCATCCACGCAGATGGTGGATACTCCCAAGCAGGGTACAGGACGAGTGCTTTCCATCTCTGAGCCTTCCCAACAGGACTCCACACTCATGGACGCCAGAGGTTTGGCCCAGCTCTGA
- the P2RX2 gene encoding P2X purinoceptor 2 isoform X4, with the protein MAAAEPKTPAGAAAARRLAQGCWSAFWDYETPKVIVVKNRRLGVVYRAVQLLILLYFVWYVFIVQKSYQDRETGPESSVITKVKGITSSEHRVWDVEEYVKPPEGGSVFSIITRIEVTPFQTLGTCPESMRVNNATCASDEDCVAGQLDMLGNGLRTGRCVPYYHGASRTCEVSAWCPVEDGASVSQFLGKMAPNFTILIKNSIHYPKFQFSKGNIENRKDGYLKHCTFDEVSNLYCPIFKLGFIVEQAGENFTELAHTGGVIGIIINWDCDLDLSASKCNPKYSFRRLDPKHIPASSGYNFRFAKYYKINGSTTRTLIKAYGIRIDIIVHGQMVDTPKQGTGRVLSISEPSQQDSTLMDARGLAQL; encoded by the exons ATGGCGGCCGCTGAGCCCAAGACCCCCGCGGGGGCGGCCGCGGCCCGGCGCCTGGCCCAGGGCTGCTGGTCTGCCTTTTGGGATTACGAGACGCCGAAGGTGATCGTGGTGAAGAACAGGCGCCTGGGCGTCGTGTACCGCGCAGTGCAGCTGCTCATCCTGCTCTACTTCGTGTG GTACGTGTTCATCGTGCAGAAGAGCTACCAGGACAGAGAGACGGGCCCCGAGAGCTCCGTCATAACCAAGGTCAAGGGCATCACCTCCTCTGAGCACAGAGTGTGGGACGTGGAGGAGTACGTGAAGCCTCCCGAG GGGGGCAGTGTGTTCAGTATCATCACCAGGATCGAGGTCACCCCCTTCCAGACCCTCGGAACCTGCCCGGAG AGCATGCGAGTCAACAATGCCACCTGCGCCTCGGACGAGGACTGCGTGGCAGGGCAGCTGGACATGCTAGGAAACG GCCTGCGCACCGGGCGCTGTGTGCCCTATTACCACGGGGCCTCTAGGACCTGCGAGGTGTCTGCCTGGTGCCCAGTGGAGGACGGGGCCTCTGTCAG CCAATTTCTCGGTAAGATGGCCCCAAATTTCACCATCCTCATCAAGAACAGCATCCACTACCCCAAATTCCAGTTCTCCAA GGGCAACATTGAGAACCGGAAGGATGGCTACCTGAAACACTGCACATTTGATGAGGTATCCAACCTCTACTGCCCCATCTTCAAGCTGGGCTTCATCGTGGAGCAGGCAGGGGAAAACTTCACCGAGCTGGCACACACG GGTGGCGTCATTGGGATCATTATCAACTGGGACTGTGATCTGGACCTGTCAGCATCAAAGTGCAACCCCAAGTATTCCTTCCGAAGGCTTGACCCCAAGCACATCCCGGCCTCATCGGGATACAACTTCAG GTTTGCCAAGTATTACAAGATAAATGGCAGCACCACCCGCACACTCATCAAAGCCTATGGGATCCGCATTGACATCATAGTGCACGGACAG ATGGTGGATACTCCCAAGCAGGGTACAGGACGAGTGCTTTCCATCTCTGAGCCTTCCCAACAGGACTCCACACTCATGGACGCCAGAGGTTTGGCCCAGCTCTGA
- the P2RX2 gene encoding P2X purinoceptor 2 isoform X3: MAAAEPKTPAGAAAARRLAQGCWSAFWDYETPKVIVVKNRRLGVVYRAVQLLILLYFVWYVFIVQKSYQDRETGPESSVITKVKGITSSEHRVWDVEEYVKPPEGGSVFSIITRIEVTPFQTLGTCPESMRVNNATCASDEDCVAGQLDMLGNGLRTGRCVPYYHGASRTCEVSAWCPVEDGASVSQFLGKMAPNFTILIKNSIHYPKFQFSKGNIENRKDGYLKHCTFDEVSNLYCPIFKLGFIVEQAGENFTELAHTGGVIGIIINWDCDLDLSASKCNPKYSFRRLDPKHIPASSGYNFRFAKYYKINGSTTRTLIKAYGIRIDIIVHGQAGKFSLIPTIINLATALTSIGVGSFLCDWILLTFMNKNKVYSHKKFDKMVDTPKQGTGRVLSISEPSQQDSTLMDARGLAQL, translated from the exons ATGGCGGCCGCTGAGCCCAAGACCCCCGCGGGGGCGGCCGCGGCCCGGCGCCTGGCCCAGGGCTGCTGGTCTGCCTTTTGGGATTACGAGACGCCGAAGGTGATCGTGGTGAAGAACAGGCGCCTGGGCGTCGTGTACCGCGCAGTGCAGCTGCTCATCCTGCTCTACTTCGTGTG GTACGTGTTCATCGTGCAGAAGAGCTACCAGGACAGAGAGACGGGCCCCGAGAGCTCCGTCATAACCAAGGTCAAGGGCATCACCTCCTCTGAGCACAGAGTGTGGGACGTGGAGGAGTACGTGAAGCCTCCCGAG GGGGGCAGTGTGTTCAGTATCATCACCAGGATCGAGGTCACCCCCTTCCAGACCCTCGGAACCTGCCCGGAG AGCATGCGAGTCAACAATGCCACCTGCGCCTCGGACGAGGACTGCGTGGCAGGGCAGCTGGACATGCTAGGAAACG GCCTGCGCACCGGGCGCTGTGTGCCCTATTACCACGGGGCCTCTAGGACCTGCGAGGTGTCTGCCTGGTGCCCAGTGGAGGACGGGGCCTCTGTCAG CCAATTTCTCGGTAAGATGGCCCCAAATTTCACCATCCTCATCAAGAACAGCATCCACTACCCCAAATTCCAGTTCTCCAA GGGCAACATTGAGAACCGGAAGGATGGCTACCTGAAACACTGCACATTTGATGAGGTATCCAACCTCTACTGCCCCATCTTCAAGCTGGGCTTCATCGTGGAGCAGGCAGGGGAAAACTTCACCGAGCTGGCACACACG GGTGGCGTCATTGGGATCATTATCAACTGGGACTGTGATCTGGACCTGTCAGCATCAAAGTGCAACCCCAAGTATTCCTTCCGAAGGCTTGACCCCAAGCACATCCCGGCCTCATCGGGATACAACTTCAG GTTTGCCAAGTATTACAAGATAAATGGCAGCACCACCCGCACACTCATCAAAGCCTATGGGATCCGCATTGACATCATAGTGCACGGACAG GCGGGGAAGTTCAGTCTGATTCCAACCATCATTAATCTCGCCACAGCACTGACTTCCATCGGGGTG GGCTCCTTCCTGTGTGACTGGATCTTGCTGACATTCATGAACAAAAACAAGGTGTACAGCCATAAGAAGTTTGACAAG ATGGTGGATACTCCCAAGCAGGGTACAGGACGAGTGCTTTCCATCTCTGAGCCTTCCCAACAGGACTCCACACTCATGGACGCCAGAGGTTTGGCCCAGCTCTGA
- the LOC118930544 gene encoding P2X purinoceptor 2-like → MAPNFTILIKNSIHYPKFQFSKGNIENRKDGYLKHCTFDEVSNLYCPIFKLGFIVEQAGENFTELAHTVRGEPREWAASSPPRSWLL, encoded by the exons ATGGCCCCAAATTTCACCATCCTCATCAAGAACAGCATCCACTACCCCAAATTCCAGTTCTCCAA GGGCAACATTGAGAACCGGAAGGATGGCTACCTGAAACACTGCACATTTGATGAGGTATCCAACCTCTACTGCCCCATCTTCAAGCTGGGCTTCATCGTGGAGCAGGCAGGGGAAAACTTCACCGAGCTGGCACACACGGTGAGGGGGGAGCCAAGGGAGTGGGCGGCCAGCTCTCCTCCCAGAAGCTGGCTGCTATGA
- the P2RX2 gene encoding P2X purinoceptor 2 isoform X2 → MAAAEPKTPAGAAAARRLAQGCWSAFWDYETPKVIVVKNRRLGVVYRAVQLLILLYFVWYVFIVQKSYQDRETGPESSVITKVKGITSSEHRVWDVEEYVKPPEGGSVFSIITRIEVTPFQTLGTCPESMRVNNATCASDEDCVAGQLDMLGNGLRTGRCVPYYHGASRTCEVSAWCPVEDGASVRGNIENRKDGYLKHCTFDEVSNLYCPIFKLGFIVEQAGENFTELAHTGGVIGIIINWDCDLDLSASKCNPKYSFRRLDPKHIPASSGYNFRFAKYYKINGSTTRTLIKAYGIRIDIIVHGQAGKFSLIPTIINLATALTSIGVGSFLCDWILLTFMNKNKVYSHKKFDKVCTPRDTSGSWPVALALVLGQAPPPTHPCSADTDQAGQLWAEGQSQAQAILPPQPCPTSAPSTQMVDTPKQGTGRVLSISEPSQQDSTLMDARGLAQL, encoded by the exons ATGGCGGCCGCTGAGCCCAAGACCCCCGCGGGGGCGGCCGCGGCCCGGCGCCTGGCCCAGGGCTGCTGGTCTGCCTTTTGGGATTACGAGACGCCGAAGGTGATCGTGGTGAAGAACAGGCGCCTGGGCGTCGTGTACCGCGCAGTGCAGCTGCTCATCCTGCTCTACTTCGTGTG GTACGTGTTCATCGTGCAGAAGAGCTACCAGGACAGAGAGACGGGCCCCGAGAGCTCCGTCATAACCAAGGTCAAGGGCATCACCTCCTCTGAGCACAGAGTGTGGGACGTGGAGGAGTACGTGAAGCCTCCCGAG GGGGGCAGTGTGTTCAGTATCATCACCAGGATCGAGGTCACCCCCTTCCAGACCCTCGGAACCTGCCCGGAG AGCATGCGAGTCAACAATGCCACCTGCGCCTCGGACGAGGACTGCGTGGCAGGGCAGCTGGACATGCTAGGAAACG GCCTGCGCACCGGGCGCTGTGTGCCCTATTACCACGGGGCCTCTAGGACCTGCGAGGTGTCTGCCTGGTGCCCAGTGGAGGACGGGGCCTCTGTCAG GGGCAACATTGAGAACCGGAAGGATGGCTACCTGAAACACTGCACATTTGATGAGGTATCCAACCTCTACTGCCCCATCTTCAAGCTGGGCTTCATCGTGGAGCAGGCAGGGGAAAACTTCACCGAGCTGGCACACACG GGTGGCGTCATTGGGATCATTATCAACTGGGACTGTGATCTGGACCTGTCAGCATCAAAGTGCAACCCCAAGTATTCCTTCCGAAGGCTTGACCCCAAGCACATCCCGGCCTCATCGGGATACAACTTCAG GTTTGCCAAGTATTACAAGATAAATGGCAGCACCACCCGCACACTCATCAAAGCCTATGGGATCCGCATTGACATCATAGTGCACGGACAG GCGGGGAAGTTCAGTCTGATTCCAACCATCATTAATCTCGCCACAGCACTGACTTCCATCGGGGTG GGCTCCTTCCTGTGTGACTGGATCTTGCTGACATTCATGAACAAAAACAAGGTGTACAGCCATAAGAAGTTTGACAAGGTGTGTACACCAAGGGACACCTCAGGTAGCTGGCCTGTGGCCCTGGCCCTTGTTTTGggtcaggcccctcctccaacccaCCCCTGCTCTGCAGACACAGACCAGGCAGGCCAACTGTGGGCCgaggggcagagccaggcccaAGCCATCCTACCCCCACAGCCTTGCCCCACCTCTGCCCCATCCACGCAGATGGTGGATACTCCCAAGCAGGGTACAGGACGAGTGCTTTCCATCTCTGAGCCTTCCCAACAGGACTCCACACTCATGGACGCCAGAGGTTTGGCCCAGCTCTGA